A genomic stretch from Caulobacter sp. FWC2 includes:
- a CDS encoding HU family DNA-binding protein: MNVSDLIDAAVAAEPKLTKTQAKALIDGVFKALTEAAVKGEEISIPGFGKFKVQAKPARTGRNPSTGAAIEIAASKKVAFTPAKQLKDAVNG, from the coding sequence ATGAACGTTTCGGACCTGATCGATGCGGCCGTGGCCGCCGAACCCAAACTGACCAAGACCCAGGCCAAGGCCCTGATCGATGGCGTCTTCAAGGCGCTGACCGAGGCCGCCGTGAAGGGCGAGGAAATCTCGATCCCGGGCTTTGGCAAGTTCAAGGTCCAGGCCAAGCCGGCCCGCACCGGCCGCAACCCCTCGACGGGCGCTGCGATCGAGATCGCCGCCTCCAAGAAGGTGGCGTTCACGCCGGCAAAGCAACTGAAAGACGCCGTCAACGGCTGA
- a CDS encoding recombinase family protein encodes MGAKPARSTAGRVALYLRVSTGRQADSDLSIPDQRRQLAAYALSKGWTIASEFSEPGSSATDDKRPAFQAMIDEGMTKPAPFSVILVHSFSRFFRDQFLFEFYTRKLARNGVRLVSITQELGDDPMGLMMRQIMALFDEYQSRENAKHTLRAMKENARQGFWNGSRPPLGYCVVDAELRGAKMKRKLAIDPVHAETVRLIFRLALMGKDNSGPLGVKAIACHLNDRSIRTRDGGRWGISGVHQTLTRETYKGEHHFNSRVFKTGEVKDASEHIVSSVPPIVSTEEFEAVRLLMAGRNPRSERGRFSGSPILLGGICFCGLCGCAMTLRTGKNGAYRYYTCASRARSGPTGCGGITVRMEAVDEAVIDHLENRLLEPGRLAEMMTNIIDRRSVWVEQRHKHVADLRKRATEAEARLHRLYEAIEAGLASPSDPQLKVRIGDLVAQRDTAIEDADRAERAIERLGPLVTPDLLRKFAKATRKMLRAEDGAYRRDLLRAVAQRVEVHSPTSLVISGCRVELFRTLAATGGVKEAALAVPTRVLGWHPMSDTGENRTAGESGVPTRVPVWRPLLDMRENYFYDIPPVRTPRRDKGKKRPKH; translated from the coding sequence ATGGGCGCCAAGCCTGCACGTTCAACAGCCGGCCGCGTGGCGCTGTACTTGCGCGTTTCGACCGGCCGACAGGCCGACAGCGACCTGTCGATTCCTGACCAGCGGCGACAGCTGGCCGCCTATGCGCTGAGCAAGGGATGGACGATCGCCTCGGAATTCTCAGAACCGGGCAGCTCGGCGACGGACGACAAGCGTCCCGCGTTCCAGGCGATGATCGACGAGGGAATGACCAAGCCTGCGCCGTTCAGCGTCATTCTGGTCCACTCGTTTTCCCGCTTCTTCCGCGATCAGTTCCTGTTCGAGTTTTACACCCGCAAGCTCGCGCGCAACGGCGTGCGCCTGGTCTCGATCACCCAGGAACTGGGCGACGACCCGATGGGGCTGATGATGCGTCAGATCATGGCGCTGTTCGACGAGTACCAGTCACGGGAAAACGCCAAGCACACCCTGCGCGCGATGAAGGAGAACGCCCGCCAGGGCTTCTGGAACGGCTCGCGGCCACCTCTCGGCTATTGCGTCGTCGACGCCGAGCTGCGCGGCGCGAAGATGAAACGGAAGCTGGCGATCGACCCCGTACACGCCGAGACCGTGCGCCTGATCTTTCGTCTCGCCCTGATGGGAAAGGACAACTCTGGTCCGCTGGGCGTGAAGGCCATCGCCTGCCATCTCAACGACCGTAGCATCCGCACGCGGGACGGCGGCCGTTGGGGGATCAGCGGGGTGCATCAGACGCTCACCCGCGAGACCTACAAAGGCGAGCATCACTTCAACAGCCGGGTGTTCAAGACCGGCGAAGTCAAGGACGCGTCGGAGCACATCGTGTCTTCCGTCCCGCCGATCGTATCGACCGAGGAGTTCGAGGCGGTCAGGCTATTGATGGCGGGGCGCAATCCTCGAAGCGAGCGAGGCCGTTTTTCCGGCAGTCCGATCTTGCTCGGAGGGATCTGCTTCTGCGGTCTGTGCGGCTGCGCCATGACGCTGCGGACTGGCAAGAATGGCGCCTATCGCTACTATACCTGCGCCTCTCGGGCACGGTCGGGGCCGACGGGGTGCGGCGGCATCACCGTGCGGATGGAGGCGGTCGACGAGGCGGTCATCGATCATCTGGAGAATCGACTGCTCGAGCCAGGTCGGCTGGCGGAGATGATGACCAACATCATCGACCGCCGAAGCGTGTGGGTCGAGCAAAGGCATAAGCATGTCGCCGATCTTCGCAAACGCGCCACCGAAGCCGAGGCGCGGCTGCACCGGCTCTACGAAGCGATCGAGGCGGGCCTGGCCAGTCCATCCGATCCGCAGTTGAAGGTCCGAATCGGCGACCTCGTCGCCCAACGCGACACCGCTATCGAGGACGCCGACCGAGCTGAGCGGGCGATAGAACGTCTTGGCCCTCTGGTGACGCCCGACCTTCTGAGGAAGTTCGCCAAGGCGACCCGCAAAATGCTCAGGGCGGAAGACGGCGCCTATCGACGCGACCTGCTGCGCGCGGTCGCCCAGCGAGTGGAAGTCCACTCTCCGACAAGCTTGGTGATAAGTGGTTGTCGCGTAGAGCTTTTCCGGACGCTCGCGGCGACCGGGGGAGTGAAGGAGGCCGCTCTCGCGGTTCCTACGCGTGTTCTGGGGTGGCACCCCATGTCGGACACGGGCGAGAACCGCACCGCAGGCGAATCTGGAGTTCCTACGCGTGTACCGGTGTGGCGCCCCCTGTTGGATATGCGTGAGAACTACTTCTACGATATTCCCCCCGTTCGCACGCCACGGCGCGATAAGGGCAAGAAGCGACCCAAGCACTGA
- a CDS encoding TRCF domain-containing protein: MADAFVVLERGHRLDRDALAHFAARAGYITDDRIDEPGEIAFQGEVIDIFPADASRPARIALADGDLIAEIRSYDPLSQRSEGEIERLSIGPASELILPPLSAGSDLAQIQEPRPPGLEHGLAEHYGALETLFDILPRASLSLDPKTMARLADVEDHVLEAFDARRTLGGLEAPTTSNPAALYLVGDQLQSALAGWKTSALDLDAIQPIPNLALQRNPGRAFCDFVQGQRDAHRRVVLTGLRHEQRALAKALARGLAVKPEPVADWEAALSAELGQVVSLQVDLDAGFIDPSAGLVVIASSDVVGGRMAARSVSNPQDLLVEPDLRIGDVVLHEDHGVGVLRDLKTVEIDGVERDTLQLEYHGGDSLLAPIEEIGRIWRYGAEASAVTLDRLKGEGWAKRRAEVSRHIDEAAEQLVALAKAREARTCEPIVPPKAAYAKFAARFAYPETPDQSAAIEAVLADLASRRPMDRLVCGDVGFGKTEVALRAAAAVALSGRQVALAAPTTVLARQHVETFKRRFSGSGIGVAHLSRLVTPAEARAVKAGLESGEVRIVIGTQALGGKDFVFDNLGLMIIDEEQKFGAALKDQLRGLAVDGHLLTMTATPIPRTLQAAMVGIQDVSVIASPPARRRPIRTFLAPFDAASLRTALLREKRRGGQSFVVVPRIEDITSLAERLAKLTPELSVRIAHGGLSADEADAVMVGFADGEGDILLATNIIESGLDVPRANTMIVWRPDRFGLSQLHQLRGRVGRGRVQGIAYLLSDPEADLSEATRARLSTLEAFDRLGSGLAISARDLDLRGGGDLVGEDQAGHVKMIGAALYQRLLERAVRVARGEIEGGEWTPDLMVGESGSIPIDYVPDAVTRIGLYGRLARMATLDQIDAFEEELEDRFGAIPDQVETLLSLARLQALARAADVRQVRAGPKGVALTLPPLAAKDVARRLSSQASEISMDEGKVVIASPTASDVERRELVEQLLLKLAP; this comes from the coding sequence TTGGCTGACGCTTTCGTTGTCTTGGAGCGAGGCCATAGGCTCGACCGCGACGCTCTCGCGCACTTCGCCGCCCGTGCTGGCTACATCACCGACGATCGCATTGATGAGCCTGGCGAGATCGCCTTTCAGGGCGAGGTCATCGACATTTTCCCCGCAGACGCATCCCGGCCCGCGCGCATCGCCTTGGCCGACGGCGACCTAATCGCGGAGATCAGAAGCTACGACCCGCTATCCCAGCGGTCCGAAGGGGAAATCGAGCGCCTCTCGATCGGCCCGGCCAGCGAATTGATCTTGCCGCCGCTCTCCGCTGGCAGCGACTTAGCGCAGATACAAGAACCCAGGCCGCCCGGCCTGGAGCACGGGCTTGCCGAGCACTATGGCGCTCTTGAAACCCTGTTCGACATCCTTCCGCGCGCTTCTCTATCCCTGGATCCGAAAACGATGGCCCGTCTGGCTGATGTCGAGGACCATGTGCTTGAGGCTTTCGACGCCCGCCGTACTCTAGGCGGGCTGGAAGCGCCGACGACTTCCAACCCGGCGGCGCTATATCTGGTCGGCGACCAGCTTCAATCTGCGTTGGCAGGCTGGAAAACATCCGCGTTGGATCTGGATGCAATCCAGCCCATCCCGAATCTGGCGCTCCAGCGCAATCCCGGGCGAGCGTTTTGTGATTTCGTCCAAGGTCAGCGGGATGCTCATCGTCGGGTCGTGTTGACCGGCCTGCGGCATGAGCAGCGAGCGCTAGCAAAGGCCTTGGCCCGCGGCCTGGCGGTGAAGCCAGAGCCGGTCGCTGACTGGGAGGCGGCGCTCTCGGCCGAGCTGGGCCAGGTCGTCAGCCTGCAGGTCGATCTGGACGCCGGCTTCATCGACCCTTCCGCCGGCCTGGTTGTGATCGCCTCAAGCGACGTGGTCGGCGGACGCATGGCCGCGCGCTCGGTGTCAAATCCACAGGACTTGCTGGTCGAGCCCGACCTGCGGATCGGCGACGTCGTCCTGCACGAGGATCACGGCGTTGGCGTGCTCCGCGACCTCAAGACCGTCGAGATCGACGGCGTCGAGCGCGACACCCTCCAGCTGGAGTATCACGGCGGCGACAGCCTGCTGGCCCCCATTGAGGAGATCGGCCGTATCTGGCGCTACGGCGCCGAGGCCAGCGCGGTGACGTTGGACCGGCTGAAGGGCGAAGGCTGGGCCAAGCGTCGCGCCGAGGTCAGCCGGCATATCGACGAGGCCGCCGAGCAGTTGGTCGCCCTGGCCAAGGCCAGGGAGGCGCGCACCTGCGAACCGATCGTTCCGCCCAAGGCCGCTTACGCCAAGTTCGCCGCGCGCTTCGCCTACCCCGAGACGCCCGACCAGTCGGCGGCGATTGAGGCCGTTCTCGCCGACCTGGCGTCCCGCCGGCCCATGGACCGTCTTGTGTGTGGTGATGTTGGCTTTGGAAAAACCGAGGTGGCCTTGCGGGCCGCAGCCGCTGTCGCCTTGAGCGGGCGGCAGGTGGCCTTGGCCGCGCCGACCACCGTTCTTGCTCGCCAGCACGTCGAGACTTTCAAGCGCCGATTTTCCGGCAGCGGTATTGGGGTGGCGCACCTTTCGCGCTTGGTCACGCCCGCCGAGGCGCGGGCCGTCAAGGCAGGCCTGGAGAGCGGCGAGGTTCGGATCGTCATCGGCACTCAGGCTCTGGGCGGCAAGGACTTCGTCTTCGACAATCTGGGCCTGATGATCATCGACGAGGAGCAGAAGTTCGGTGCGGCGCTCAAGGACCAGTTGCGCGGCCTGGCCGTCGACGGCCACCTGCTGACCATGACGGCCACGCCGATCCCCCGCACGCTACAGGCGGCCATGGTCGGCATCCAGGACGTCAGCGTCATCGCCAGCCCGCCCGCCCGCCGACGGCCGATCCGCACCTTCCTGGCGCCGTTCGACGCCGCCAGCCTGCGCACCGCCCTGCTGCGCGAAAAGCGGCGCGGCGGCCAGAGCTTCGTCGTCGTCCCACGCATTGAGGACATCACTTCCCTAGCCGAACGCCTGGCGAAATTGACACCGGAACTGTCGGTCCGCATCGCCCACGGCGGACTGTCCGCCGACGAGGCGGACGCGGTGATGGTCGGCTTCGCCGATGGCGAGGGCGACATCCTGCTGGCGACCAACATCATCGAGAGCGGGCTGGACGTCCCACGCGCCAACACAATGATCGTCTGGCGTCCCGATCGCTTTGGTCTGTCGCAGCTTCACCAGCTCAGGGGGCGCGTCGGCCGCGGACGGGTTCAGGGTATCGCCTACCTGCTGTCCGATCCCGAGGCCGACCTGTCCGAGGCCACGCGCGCGCGGCTGTCGACGCTTGAGGCCTTCGACCGGCTAGGATCTGGCCTGGCGATCAGCGCCCGGGATCTCGACCTTCGCGGCGGCGGCGACCTGGTCGGCGAGGATCAGGCAGGCCACGTCAAGATGATCGGCGCTGCGCTCTACCAGCGCCTACTCGAGCGCGCCGTGCGCGTGGCGCGCGGAGAGATCGAGGGCGGCGAATGGACGCCGGACCTGATGGTGGGCGAATCCGGCTCGATCCCGATCGATTACGTTCCCGATGCGGTGACCCGCATTGGCCTCTATGGCCGTCTGGCGCGTATGGCGACCTTGGACCAGATCGACGCCTTCGAGGAGGAACTGGAAGATCGGTTCGGCGCAATTCCCGATCAGGTCGAGACGCTACTGTCTCTTGCGCGGCTTCAGGCGCTGGCGCGCGCGGCGGATGTTCGTCAGGTCCGTGCCGGACCCAAAGGTGTGGCTCTCACCTTGCCGCCGCTGGCCGCCAAGGACGTGGCCCGTCGCCTTTCGAGCCAGGCGTCCGAGATCTCGATGGACGAAGGCAAGGTCGTCATCGCCTCGCCAACGGCGAGCGATGTGGAGCGGCGTGAGCTGGTGGAGCAACTGCTTCTCAAGCTCGCGCCATAG
- a CDS encoding dicarboxylate/amino acid:cation symporter, with amino-acid sequence MDSSRRGSVTGRWNNSSTRILLGLVVGLLAGATLSGGASPTRELLLAISTPVGQLWLDALTMTVVPLVFSLLVTGVGSAASSAAAGSVATRAMLWFVVLLVAACALSATLTTLALAWVPVPAGGGSLRTAGAGAPVIAEAGAWFSGIIPANPVKAAAEMSMAPLVVFALFFGFAASRIDAPLRGSLTTFFEAVVATMLVIVRWVLLAGPVGVLALGFGVGVQMGLGAAGALAHYVLIVVAACLSITLAAYVLVALAGRISPLTFAKAALPVQAVALGTQSSLACLPAMITATGALRTSPGTSEVVLPLAVSIFRAASAAANIAVAIYLAHLHGVALSPATLCVGVMVAAAVSLAAVGLPAQVSFFATIGPVCLAMGVPLTALPVLLAVETVPDLFRTLGNVTTDLAVGRIVGQDRVAANVDEPEWPEVAPPKKARRRRICRRSRPRQPRDQWAWPYRRIPHRSDRPRRADPGAAPREAG; translated from the coding sequence ATGGACTCATCACGGCGAGGCTCGGTCACCGGACGTTGGAATAATTCGTCCACGCGCATCCTTCTTGGGCTCGTCGTCGGTCTCCTGGCCGGCGCGACCCTAAGCGGGGGCGCGTCGCCGACCCGCGAGCTGCTGTTGGCTATCAGTACGCCGGTTGGACAGCTGTGGCTTGATGCCCTGACGATGACGGTCGTGCCCCTTGTGTTTAGTCTCCTCGTCACGGGCGTCGGATCGGCGGCCTCCAGTGCTGCGGCCGGAAGTGTAGCGACCCGCGCGATGCTGTGGTTCGTCGTCCTGCTCGTCGCCGCCTGCGCGCTCAGCGCCACACTGACCACCTTGGCGCTGGCTTGGGTCCCGGTTCCCGCCGGCGGCGGCTCACTGCGCACGGCCGGCGCGGGCGCGCCGGTGATCGCCGAAGCGGGAGCTTGGTTCAGCGGCATCATACCCGCCAACCCCGTCAAGGCCGCCGCCGAGATGAGCATGGCGCCCTTGGTGGTCTTTGCCCTGTTCTTCGGGTTCGCCGCCAGCCGCATCGACGCGCCGCTACGCGGGTCGCTGACGACGTTCTTCGAAGCCGTAGTGGCGACCATGTTGGTGATCGTCCGCTGGGTGCTGCTCGCCGGCCCTGTCGGCGTTTTGGCGCTCGGATTTGGGGTGGGCGTCCAGATGGGCTTGGGCGCGGCTGGCGCTCTCGCGCACTACGTCCTTATCGTGGTCGCCGCCTGCCTTTCGATCACCCTGGCGGCCTATGTCCTGGTCGCGCTGGCAGGACGTATCTCTCCTCTTACCTTTGCCAAGGCCGCTTTGCCGGTCCAGGCCGTGGCCCTGGGCACGCAGTCCTCGCTGGCCTGCCTTCCGGCAATGATCACCGCGACGGGGGCCCTGCGCACATCACCGGGGACCTCGGAAGTCGTCCTTCCGCTTGCGGTGTCGATCTTTCGCGCCGCGAGCGCCGCGGCGAACATCGCCGTGGCCATCTACCTGGCGCATCTTCACGGGGTCGCCCTGTCGCCCGCCACGCTGTGCGTGGGTGTCATGGTAGCGGCCGCGGTGAGCCTGGCGGCAGTCGGTCTACCGGCCCAGGTGTCGTTCTTCGCGACGATCGGTCCGGTCTGCCTGGCCATGGGCGTGCCGCTGACCGCCCTGCCCGTTCTCCTGGCTGTCGAGACCGTCCCGGACCTCTTCCGCACCCTTGGCAATGTCACCACGGATCTGGCTGTGGGGCGCATTGTCGGCCAAGATCGGGTCGCCGCGAACGTCGACGAGCCCGAATGGCCCGAGGTCGCCCCCCCTAAGAAGGCGCGTCGCCGCCGGATTTGTCGGCGATCGAGGCCGCGACAGCCTCGGGATCAGTGGGCTTGGCCATATCGTCGGATTCCGCATCGATCCGATCGGCCACGTCGGGCTGATCCCGGCGCAGCTCCTCGAGAAGCTGGATGA
- a CDS encoding low affinity iron permease family protein — MDKLFAKFANATAKATGSPVAFLLCVAAVLVWAASGPVFKFSETWQLVINTGTTIITFLMVFLIQNTQNRDGAAVQTKLDELIRASDAQDEFMGIEKLTDKELEALHARCQKDAERSAKIAARAQAERKSRQQPKAKAATKSRAAKPKSSASPAARQRR; from the coding sequence ATGGACAAGCTGTTCGCGAAATTCGCGAACGCCACGGCCAAGGCGACGGGGAGCCCCGTCGCCTTTCTGCTGTGCGTCGCGGCGGTGCTGGTCTGGGCGGCCTCGGGGCCGGTCTTCAAGTTCTCCGAGACCTGGCAGCTGGTGATCAATACCGGCACGACCATCATCACCTTCCTGATGGTCTTCCTGATCCAGAACACTCAGAATCGCGATGGCGCGGCGGTACAGACCAAGCTCGACGAGTTGATCCGCGCCTCAGACGCCCAGGACGAGTTCATGGGCATCGAAAAGCTGACCGACAAAGAGCTGGAGGCGCTCCATGCCCGGTGTCAGAAAGACGCCGAGCGCAGCGCCAAGATCGCGGCCCGGGCACAGGCCGAGCGGAAGTCGCGCCAGCAGCCGAAGGCCAAGGCGGCGACCAAGAGCCGAGCCGCCAAGCCCAAGAGCTCGGCTTCGCCCGCCGCGCGCCAACGCCGATGA
- a CDS encoding hemerythrin domain-containing protein: MATAAPKLDAVALLKADHRKVEDLFAQFKSAKGDGKKKALAEQICMELTVHTKIEEDIFYPACEGKVEEDLLKEAYVEHDGAKVLIAEIEAGGPDDEFYDAKVKVLSEMIEHHVEEEEKRVEGMFSQARKAGLDMDALGEQMAAEKEQLIATYKAGGLPVPETPTLEGTRLAAH, translated from the coding sequence ATGGCCACCGCCGCCCCCAAGCTCGACGCCGTCGCACTACTGAAAGCCGACCACCGCAAGGTCGAAGACCTGTTCGCTCAATTCAAGTCCGCCAAGGGCGACGGCAAGAAGAAGGCCTTGGCCGAGCAGATCTGCATGGAGCTGACCGTTCATACCAAGATCGAGGAGGACATCTTCTACCCGGCCTGCGAGGGCAAGGTGGAGGAAGACCTGCTGAAGGAGGCCTATGTCGAGCACGACGGCGCCAAGGTGCTGATCGCCGAGATCGAGGCGGGCGGTCCGGACGACGAATTCTATGACGCCAAGGTCAAGGTGCTGTCGGAGATGATCGAGCACCACGTCGAGGAAGAGGAAAAGCGCGTCGAAGGCATGTTCAGCCAGGCCCGCAAGGCCGGCCTCGACATGGACGCCCTGGGCGAACAGATGGCCGCCGAGAAGGAACAACTGATCGCGACCTACAAGGCCGGCGGCTTGCCCGTGCCCGAGACGCCGACCCTGGAGGGCACGAGGCTCGCGGCCCACTGA